DNA sequence from the Fuscovulum ytuae genome:
GGTGGTCAAGGCGGACCGCCAATTCTGCCTTTATCCCCTTGATTGCCTGCTGCATCGTCGGACGCGGCGTCACGTAATGGCTGTTTGCGTAAATGCGGATCTGTTTGAAGGTGTCGGTCTTGGCCCCGGTGAGCGGGTCGAATTCGGTGATGGATTCCAATTCCTCGCCAAAGAAGGAAAAGCGCCATGCCCGATCCTCAAGGTGGGCGGGCCAGACTTCTAGACTGTCGCCGCGCACGCGGAATGACCCGCGCGCAAAGGCCTGATCGTTGCGGCGATATTGCTGGGCCACAAGTTCGGCCATCACCTTGCGCTGGTCATACATCTGCCCCGTGATCAGATCTTGGGTCATGGCGGAATACGTCTCCACCGACCCGATGCCATAGATGCAGGACACAGAAGCGATGATGATCACGTCATCCCGTTCCAGAAGCGCGCGGGTGGCCGAATGGCGCATCCGATCGATCTGTTCGTTGATCTGGGATTCCTTCTCGATATAGGTGTCAGACCGGGGCACGTAGGCCTCGGGCTGGTAATAGTCGTAATAGCTGACAAAGTATTCCACGGCATTGTCGGGGAAGAAGCCCTTGAATTCCCCGTAAAGCTGCGCGGCCAGTGTCTTGTTCGGGGCAAGGATGATGGCAGGGCGCTGGGTTTCTTCGATCACCTTGGCCATGGTGAAGGTTTTGCCCGTGCCCGTCGCCCCCAAAAGCACCTGGTCGCGCTCACCCGCCAAAACACCCGCCGTCAGTTCCCGGATCGCTGTCGGCTGATCACCGGCCGGTTGAAACGGCGTCTGCATGACAAAGCGCCGCCCACCTTCCAGTTTGGGACGGGTCAGGACCTCTGGGCGTTCGGTCAGGGCATTTGCGTTGTTATGGGGCATCGGCGATTCCCTCGCTGCCGGTCTGGCCAGACAGATTTGATCCGTTTTTGTTCCCCTGCAAGCGGCGCTGCGGAAAGATTGCTGAAAGGTGAAGAAAGTCGGATCAATTTTCCGGAGTTTTGCCGAAAATGAATCATCCATAGATTGCATAACATGCGAAAATCGGGGATGCTGGTTTGGCAAGCAGCAAAGCTGTCGGTCGGTTGCACACACCCCACCCACACTCCCCGTGGCCGACCGACAGTCCTTGCTTTCAGGGCCATGGGTCATCCTGCCGCTTGCATCCGTCCCGCCTTTTCGCCAAAACACCCCTGCTTGATCAGGAGTTCGTCCATGCGCGCCCGCATCTATCAGCCCGCAAAGACCGCCATGCAGTCCGGCACGGCAAAGGCCAAGGGTTGGGTCTTGGAATTCGCCCCGGCCTCGGCCCGCGAAGTGGACCCTTTGATGGGCTGGACGTCCAGCGACGACACGCAGGCGCAGGTCAAATTGCGGTTTGACACGCGCGAAGCGGCCGAGGCCTATGCCACCTCCAAAGGGATCGAATTCGAGGTGATTGAGCCGAAGGCCCGCAAGCCGGTGATCCGTGCGCGCGGCTATGGTGAGAATTTCGCGACCGACCGGCGCGGGGCTTGGACGCACTGACGACTATGTCGGTCACCATCACCGAGGAAAGCCCGACAGGGGCCGATCTAAAGTTGCTGTTCGAACGGCACACCGCCGATATGCATGCCGACACGCCGCCCGAGTCGATCCATATGATGGACTCGGCCGAGTTGGCCATCCCTGAGGTGCGGTTCTTCGTGATGCGCGATGTGGGGATGCCCGTCGGGATGGGCGCATTCAAGCGGATCGACGATGAGCATGCCGAAATCAAATCGATGCATGTACTGACCGAAATGCGGGGCAGGGGCCTGTCGCGCCGGATGCTGGATCATCTGGTCGATGAGGCGCGTGTGATGGGCTATCGCCGTCTCAGCCTTGAAACCGGCGTGCAGCCCACCTTCATCGCGGCTCGCGCGCTTTATGCCAAGGCGGGTTTCACAGAATGCCCGCCTTTCGAAGGCTATTGGGATGACCCCAATTCCGTCTTCATGACAAAGGTCCTGTGACTTCCCCTGTCGTGATCTCTTGCCTGAAAGGGCGAGGTCGGCCAAAAGGGGGCAACGGTCCCGTAGCTCAGTTGGATAGAGCAGCCGCCTTCTAAGCGGCGGGTCGGGGGTTCGAATCCTCCCGGGATCGCCATCGTTCCCTGTTGCACGACTTCGCCTCGTAAAATGCCTGCATGGCGTGCAGAATCGTTGGATTATGCCCGAATCTTGTGCAAGCTGCCGGGGATAGGGGGCCAGCCTCTGCCATTGAATGGAGGCGGCCCGTGGACCCTGCCGCCGCTTCGGGCAGGGTCAGGCGACAACAGCGAGGAGAGTATGATGCTGAAAAAGCTGCTAGCGGCCGTGGCCGCCGTGACCGTCACAAGCACCGCCGCGATGGCGGAAACCCCGATGCCCTTCACGCTGGACTGGAAGTTCGAAGGTCCGGCTGCGCCCTATTTCGTGGCACTGGACAAGGGCTATTTCACTGCCGAAGGCCTGAGCGTCGAGATCAGCGAAGGGGCTGGGTCGTTGGACGCCATTCCAAAAGTCGCCACAGGCGCCTTTCCCGTGGGCTTTGCCGATATCAACAGTCTGATGAAATTCCTTGACCAGAACCCCGGTGCCCCGGTGACGGCGGTGATGATGGTCTATGACAAGCCGCCCTTCGCAATGATCGGGCGCAAGTCGCTGGGTATCGAAGGCCCCGGTGATATCGCCGGCAAGGTGCTGGGCGCGCCGCCGCCGGATGGCGCATGGGCGCAATTCCCGATCTTCGCGGCCGAGAACGGCATCGACATGGCAACCGTCACGGTCGACCCGGTGGGCTTTCCTGTGCGCGAACCGATGCTCGCGGAAGGCAAGGTTGCAGCTGTGACAGGCTTTTCCTTTACCTCAAGCATCAACGCCAAACGTCTGGGCGTGCCCGCTGATGACCTGTCGGTCATCCTGATGGCCGATCATGGCGTGGCCCTTTATGGCAATGCGATCATCGTGAACACGGATTTTGCCAATGCCAATCCGGCGGCGGTGACGGGCTTCCTGCGCGCCGTGGCGATGGGTTGGAAAGACACGATTGCCGATCCTGAGGCGGCTGTGGACAGTCTCATCGCCCGCAACCCTGCTGCCGACAAGGCGTTGGAAGTGGAACGTCTGGGCCTGGCCATCCGCGACAACGTGCTGACCGACTGGGTCAAGGCAAATGGCATGGGCGGCGTGGATGCCGCGCGCTTTGCCAAGGCGATCGAACAAACGAAGTCCGTCTATGCCTTCACGACGGAACCGGACGGAGCGCTGTATTTCGATGCAAGCTATCTGCCCACGGATGGCAGCCTTTCGCTCCAATAAAGACTGACACGCAGCCGCCCGCCCTTGTGCCGGGCGGCTGTCGCTTTTGCGTTCTCGCGTGGACCCTGCCCTGAACAATGACAAACCTGATCGAAATAAAGGGGGTGCGGCACGCTTATCGCACCAAGGCTGGCCCGCTGCCTGTGCTTGATGGGCTGGATGTGTCGGTCCCGGAGGGCGAGTTCTGCGCCGTCGTCGGCCCCTCGGGCTGTGGCAAGTCTACGCTGACGCGGCTGGTCGCGGGCCTTATGATGCCCGATGAGGGCGAAGTATGGCTGCATGGCGAACGGGTGAAAAGCCCGCGCAGCACGGTGGGCATGGCCTTTCAGAACCCCGTCATGCTGGAATGGCGCACGATCCTTGAGAACGTGATCCTGCCGTTGGAAATTGTGGCCCCCCGCATGTCCCGTGCGAAAAGGGTGGAGCGTGCAATGGCGCTGCTGGAACTGGTGGGTCTGGCAGGGTTTGAGAACAAGCGGCCAAGCCAGCTTTCGGGAGGCATGCGCCAAAGGGCGAGCCTGTGCCGCGCCATCGTGCATAAACCCGATGTCCTGATCATGGACGAACCTTTCGGTGCGCTTGACAATTTCACGCGTGAGGATCTGTGGCAGACGATGCGGGACCTGCGCGCGAAGGAGCCCTTCACCTGCGTCCTGATCACCCATGATCTGCGCGAAAGTGTCTTTCTGGGCGACCAAGTGGTGGTTCTTTCGGGCCGCCCCGCGCGCACTCAGCATATCCTGACGGTCGATCTGCCAGCGGATCGCACGCTCGACAGCCTGTACACAAAGGAAGCACAGGACATGCTGCATCTCTTGCGCGACCAGATCCGCATCGCGCAGGGCCGGGACGGGGGGCATTGATGGAAACCGTTCAAAAGATCGCCGTCCCGGTAGCCGCCGTGCTCATTTTCCTTGGCCTGTGGGAGGCGCTTGTCTGGGTCAACGACTGGCCCAATTACAAGATGGCCTCGCCCTCGGACCTTCCGCCCGCCTTCTGGAAGTTCAAATGGCTGTTTCTAGAGATGGGATGGCAGACCCTGTGGCGCACGGTCCTCGGCCTTTGCCTTGCGGTTCTGTTTGGCACGCTTTTGGGCATGATCATGGGTTTTTCCCGCATGGCACGGGATGGGCTTTATCCTCTGCTCGTCGGGTTCAACGCCATTCCCAAGGCCACGTTGGTGCCGGTGATTGCGCTGATCTTCATCGGGCAGCATGATTTCAACACGGTGCTGATGGCCTTCCTCATCAGCTTTTTCCCCATCGCCGTGTCGGTCGGGATTGGCCTGTCCACTCTGGAACCGGAATATCGCGATATCCTGCGGTCCTTGGGTGCGTCGCGGTTGACCATCTTCCGCAAGATCGCATTGCCGAAGACCCTGCCGGAATTCTTTGGCGCGTTGAAGGTTTCGGTGACGCTCGCTTTCATCGGCACCAATCTGGTCGAGATCGTCAGCCCGCATGGACGCGGCCTTGGCGCGCTGTTCAAGTCGGGTGAAACGAACGGGGATTACCCCCTGATGTTCGCCGTCCTTATCGCCTTGGCCGCCCTTGGCATCCTGCTTTACTACGCCGTTCTGGTGCTGGAGCGCATCTTCGCCGGATGGGCAGAGCGGCCCCAGCACTGACGTCGCGGTTCAGGTCTTATGCGGCAGCGTCGAGGGCGCACCGCCTTCGAAGCGGTTGCCGTGGCGATAGTCGCAAGGCGCCTCTTGCATCTGCAGATGAAGACCGCTGCCGGTAAAGGGATGGGCGCGGGCGACATCTTCGTCGAAGTCGATCCCCAAGCCGGGTGCTTCGGGGGGCAGGATATACCCATCCTCCCATTTGATCGAATTCTTGATCAGCTTCTGATGGAATGCGCCGCCCGTTTCGATGGTTTCCGCAATCAGAAGGTTTGGGATAGAGGCCGCGAAATGCACATTCGCCGCCCATTCCACCGGACCTGCATAAAGGTGGGGGGCCATCTCGGCGTTAAAGATTTCGGCCATGGCGGCAATCTTCTTTGCCTCCCAGATCCCGCCCACACGGCCTAGGGCCGGTTGCAAGATCTTCACTCCGCCCGCGCGCAGCAAAGTGCCAAACTCGGCCTTTGTCGTCATCCGTTCGCCGGTGGCGAGGGGAATGCGCACGGATTTCGCCACTTCGGCGAATTCCAAAAGGTTATCCGGCGGGATTGGTTCCTCATACCAAAGCGGGTTGTAGGGTTCCAACTCGCGCCCCATGCGGATCGCGCCGGGCGTGGTGAACTGGCCATGTGTCCCGAAAAGAAGGTCGGCCCGATCCCCCACCGCCTCGCGGATCGCCTTGCAGAAAGCGACCGATCGGCTGATGTCGGACATGGCCGGTTCATGGCCGCCCCGGATCGTATAGGGGCCCGCAGGATCGAATTTCACAGCCGTGAAACCCATGCTCACGAAACGCAATGCTGCCTCGGCCGCCGCATTGGGGTCCACCCAGAATTCGGCGCTTTCCTTGCCGGGTTCGGGGTAAAGATAGGTATAGCTGCGGATGCGGTCATTCATCTTGCCGCCAAGCAAGGCATAGACCGGCCGATTGCGCGCCTTGCCGAGGATGTCCCAGCAGGCGATCTCCAGCCCTGCGAAAGCGCCCATCACGGTGGGATCGGGCCGTTGAGTGAAACCCGCCGAATACGCGCGGCGGAACATCAATTCGATGTTTTCCGGATTCTCGCCCTGCATATGGCGGGAAAAAACATCCTCGATCACCGCCTTCATGGCCGTGGGGCCAACGGTCGAGGCATAGCATTCGCCATAACCCACGATGCCATTATCGGTCGTCAGTTTCGGGAAAATCCAATAGCGCCCGCCCCAACCGGGAAAGGGAGGGGCCACAACGAAGATTTCCAGATCCTTGAGTTTCATAACGATGTCCCGCCCTTTTCTGGCGGCGAACCGGGGGTTTTGCACCCCCGGACCCCCGCAGAGTATTTTTGCCAAGATGAAGCTAGGGGCAGGTTGAAGGCAAGGCGTGGGGATTTGCGACTGTTTGATGACGCTTTCAGGCTTTGGCTCGACCTGAGACATGTAGGATCAGGCAGACCACCATAAGCGCTGAGGCCAGAAGGAAAGGCGCGCCGGGCGAAAAGATGGGGGCATCTGGCGCGGTAAACAGGGCGAAAGTGTTGGTCATCAGAAGGGGGGAGCTAATCATCGCAATGGCGTTGAGCGAGGCGAGAACCCCTTGAAGCTCTCCTTGCGCGTCGGCAGGGGCGGCTCGGCTGGCCAAGGCTTGCAGGGCAGGTGTGACAACGCCGCCAAGCGCGGTGATCGGTGTGATGAGAAGGGCATGCGTCCCTTGCGTAACAAGGCCAAGAGCCGCCAGTGTGGTGACATCGACCCACATGCCGTAATGGACGGCGCGATGTTCGCCAAAACGCTTGATCAATGGCCCCACCAGTAGGGCCTGCCCCGCCGCGAAGCTGATCCCGTAAAGGGCCAGTGACAGGCCCACCATCGTGCTGTCCCAGCCAAAACGGGCCTGACCGTAATAGGCCCAGATTGCAGGATAAACGTTCATCGCGATGCCAAGGATTAGGAAACATGTCAGCACCCGCTTTAATCCCGGCAAGCGCGACACGGCGCGCAGCGCACCCAGAGGATTGGCGCGGCCTAGGCTGAAGGGGCGGCGGGTGGCATCGGTCACAGTTTCGGGCAGGACGAAATAACCAAAGATCATATTGGCCAAGGCCAGTGCGGCGGCAGCATAGAAAGGGGCGTGCAGATCGACGGCTGCCAAAAGCCCCCCGATCAAGGGGCCCGCGACAAAGCCGATCCCAAAACAGGCCCCGATCAGCCCAAATCGGGCCCCGCGTTTTTCCGGTGGGGTGATATCGGCGATATAGGCGGTGGCGGTGGAATAGGTCGCGGCGGTGATCCCGGCCACGACCCGGGCCGCCAAGAGCAGCCAGATCGTCGGGGCCATCGCCATAACCAAATAGTCAAGCGACATCACCAAAAGTGAGATCAGCAGGATCGGGCGTCTGCCATATCGGTCTGACAGTGAGCCAATGATCGGTCCGAACAGGAATTGCATCACCGCATAAGAGGTGGACAGGATGCCTCCCCAGACGGCTGCCTGCGACAGGGTTCCGCCCGTCACGCTTTCGATCAGGTCGGGCATGACGGGGAAGATCAGGCCGATGCCAATCGCATCGATGGTGATCGTGATCAGGATGAAGGCAAGGGCAAGCTTCTCGCGGCGGTCGGACATGCAGGGTTCCTTGCCCAATGACATGCTGGAAGCTAGCGCCTGTCAGGCAAAGTTGACAGGGGGAAGCCGCAAGATTGCATCGATCCGTTGCGCCAGTGCGTCTGGCGCAGCGAAGAAGGGGGAATGGCCGCAGGGCAGGATGCTTATGCAGTCGGGC
Encoded proteins:
- a CDS encoding GNAT family N-acetyltransferase gives rise to the protein MTTMSVTITEESPTGADLKLLFERHTADMHADTPPESIHMMDSAELAIPEVRFFVMRDVGMPVGMGAFKRIDDEHAEIKSMHVLTEMRGRGLSRRMLDHLVDEARVMGYRRLSLETGVQPTFIAARALYAKAGFTECPPFEGYWDDPNSVFMTKVL
- a CDS encoding ABC transporter permease; the protein is METVQKIAVPVAAVLIFLGLWEALVWVNDWPNYKMASPSDLPPAFWKFKWLFLEMGWQTLWRTVLGLCLAVLFGTLLGMIMGFSRMARDGLYPLLVGFNAIPKATLVPVIALIFIGQHDFNTVLMAFLISFFPIAVSVGIGLSTLEPEYRDILRSLGASRLTIFRKIALPKTLPEFFGALKVSVTLAFIGTNLVEIVSPHGRGLGALFKSGETNGDYPLMFAVLIALAALGILLYYAVLVLERIFAGWAERPQH
- a CDS encoding mandelate racemase/muconate lactonizing enzyme family protein is translated as MKLKDLEIFVVAPPFPGWGGRYWIFPKLTTDNGIVGYGECYASTVGPTAMKAVIEDVFSRHMQGENPENIELMFRRAYSAGFTQRPDPTVMGAFAGLEIACWDILGKARNRPVYALLGGKMNDRIRSYTYLYPEPGKESAEFWVDPNAAAEAALRFVSMGFTAVKFDPAGPYTIRGGHEPAMSDISRSVAFCKAIREAVGDRADLLFGTHGQFTTPGAIRMGRELEPYNPLWYEEPIPPDNLLEFAEVAKSVRIPLATGERMTTKAEFGTLLRAGGVKILQPALGRVGGIWEAKKIAAMAEIFNAEMAPHLYAGPVEWAANVHFAASIPNLLIAETIETGGAFHQKLIKNSIKWEDGYILPPEAPGLGIDFDEDVARAHPFTGSGLHLQMQEAPCDYRHGNRFEGGAPSTLPHKT
- a CDS encoding TCR/Tet family MFS transporter; this encodes MSDRREKLALAFILITITIDAIGIGLIFPVMPDLIESVTGGTLSQAAVWGGILSTSYAVMQFLFGPIIGSLSDRYGRRPILLISLLVMSLDYLVMAMAPTIWLLLAARVVAGITAATYSTATAYIADITPPEKRGARFGLIGACFGIGFVAGPLIGGLLAAVDLHAPFYAAAALALANMIFGYFVLPETVTDATRRPFSLGRANPLGALRAVSRLPGLKRVLTCFLILGIAMNVYPAIWAYYGQARFGWDSTMVGLSLALYGISFAAGQALLVGPLIKRFGEHRAVHYGMWVDVTTLAALGLVTQGTHALLITPITALGGVVTPALQALASRAAPADAQGELQGVLASLNAIAMISSPLLMTNTFALFTAPDAPIFSPGAPFLLASALMVVCLILHVSGRAKA
- a CDS encoding ETC complex I subunit produces the protein MRARIYQPAKTAMQSGTAKAKGWVLEFAPASAREVDPLMGWTSSDDTQAQVKLRFDTREAAEAYATSKGIEFEVIEPKARKPVIRARGYGENFATDRRGAWTH
- a CDS encoding ABC transporter substrate-binding protein; amino-acid sequence: MLKKLLAAVAAVTVTSTAAMAETPMPFTLDWKFEGPAAPYFVALDKGYFTAEGLSVEISEGAGSLDAIPKVATGAFPVGFADINSLMKFLDQNPGAPVTAVMMVYDKPPFAMIGRKSLGIEGPGDIAGKVLGAPPPDGAWAQFPIFAAENGIDMATVTVDPVGFPVREPMLAEGKVAAVTGFSFTSSINAKRLGVPADDLSVILMADHGVALYGNAIIVNTDFANANPAAVTGFLRAVAMGWKDTIADPEAAVDSLIARNPAADKALEVERLGLAIRDNVLTDWVKANGMGGVDAARFAKAIEQTKSVYAFTTEPDGALYFDASYLPTDGSLSLQ
- a CDS encoding ABC transporter ATP-binding protein; this encodes MTNLIEIKGVRHAYRTKAGPLPVLDGLDVSVPEGEFCAVVGPSGCGKSTLTRLVAGLMMPDEGEVWLHGERVKSPRSTVGMAFQNPVMLEWRTILENVILPLEIVAPRMSRAKRVERAMALLELVGLAGFENKRPSQLSGGMRQRASLCRAIVHKPDVLIMDEPFGALDNFTREDLWQTMRDLRAKEPFTCVLITHDLRESVFLGDQVVVLSGRPARTQHILTVDLPADRTLDSLYTKEAQDMLHLLRDQIRIAQGRDGGH